In the Clostridium beijerinckii genome, one interval contains:
- the trpB gene encoding tryptophan synthase subunit beta produces MKGRFNEFGGQYVPETVMNALIELEDAYNKVIDDKEFMDEYMYYLNYYTGRPSPLYYAENMTKDLGGAKIYLKREDLNHTGAHKINNALGQVLLAKRMGKKKVIAETGAGQHGVATATVAAKFGLECKIFMGEEDIKRQAMNVKKMELLGAEVVPVLNGVRTLNDAVTEAIRYWASNVEDTYYVLGTAAGPHPYPTMVRNFQRVIGDEARKQILELEGRLPDYILAPVGGGSNAIGIFYPFIHDKEVNLIGVEAAGKGIETGEHAATITKKEKGILHGMLSYVLQDNDGGVLEAYSISAGLDYPGVGPEHAYLAETNRAEYESITDEEAVRDGFMYLTRIEGIVPALESSHAVAYAKKLAQTLSSDKIIIVNISGRGDKDMDAVLAYLGEK; encoded by the coding sequence ATGAAAGGTAGATTTAATGAATTTGGGGGGCAATATGTTCCTGAAACTGTAATGAATGCACTTATTGAACTTGAAGATGCTTACAATAAGGTGATAGATGATAAAGAATTTATGGATGAGTACATGTATTATTTAAACTATTATACAGGAAGACCAAGTCCACTTTATTATGCTGAAAATATGACAAAAGATTTAGGTGGGGCAAAAATTTATTTAAAGAGAGAAGATTTAAATCATACTGGCGCTCATAAAATTAATAATGCTTTAGGACAAGTACTCTTAGCTAAAAGAATGGGTAAGAAGAAAGTTATAGCAGAAACAGGTGCTGGACAACATGGCGTTGCAACAGCTACAGTAGCAGCAAAGTTTGGCTTGGAATGTAAGATATTTATGGGAGAAGAAGACATAAAGAGACAAGCTATGAATGTTAAGAAGATGGAACTTTTGGGTGCTGAAGTTGTTCCAGTATTAAATGGAGTAAGAACATTAAATGATGCAGTAACTGAAGCAATTAGATATTGGGCCTCAAATGTAGAAGATACATACTATGTTTTAGGAACAGCTGCTGGTCCTCACCCATATCCAACTATGGTTAGGAATTTCCAAAGAGTTATAGGTGATGAAGCTAGAAAGCAAATATTAGAGCTTGAAGGAAGGCTACCGGATTATATCTTAGCTCCAGTTGGTGGAGGAAGCAATGCAATAGGAATATTTTATCCATTTATTCACGACAAGGAAGTTAATCTTATTGGAGTTGAAGCTGCAGGTAAAGGTATTGAAACTGGAGAACATGCAGCAACCATTACAAAGAAGGAAAAAGGAATCTTACATGGAATGTTGAGTTATGTACTTCAGGATAATGATGGTGGAGTGCTTGAAGCATATTCAATATCAGCTGGTCTTGATTATCCAGGAGTTGGACCTGAACATGCATATTTAGCTGAAACTAATAGAGCTGAATATGAAAGCATAACAGATGAAGAAGCTGTAAGAGATGGATTTATGTATTTAACAAGAATAGAAGGGATAGTACCAGCCCTTGAATCATCTCATGCTGTAGCATATGCTAAAAAATTAGCACAAACACTTAGCAGCGATAAAATCATAATTGTAAATATTTCAGGGAGAGGAGATAAAGATATGGATGCTGTGCTTGCATATCTAGGTGAAAAATAA
- a CDS encoding phosphoribosylanthranilate isomerase, producing the protein MIQVKICGITNKNEIKYLNILKPEYMGFVFTKSKRQVTVREAKQLSNNLDKQIKIVGVFKDNSIDEILDVINILPLNIIQLHGKEDENFISSLKARVEKSVSIWKALSISDAENIRKYADHKYRDSIDNILIDGDKPGSGETFPLEDICELLKVDSNKENNCNLTNNTCSFFLAGGITPENVAERIVKVSPYGIDVSSGIEITNEDGTRTKSFEKMRSLIEKVRAININ; encoded by the coding sequence ATGATTCAAGTTAAAATTTGTGGGATAACTAATAAGAATGAGATTAAATATTTAAATATATTAAAGCCAGAATATATGGGATTTGTTTTTACAAAAAGTAAAAGACAGGTAACAGTAAGAGAAGCTAAACAGTTATCTAATAATTTAGATAAACAAATAAAAATCGTTGGAGTATTTAAAGATAATTCTATAGATGAAATTCTAGATGTAATTAACATACTACCTTTAAATATTATTCAGCTTCATGGAAAAGAAGATGAAAACTTTATATCATCGTTAAAGGCAAGAGTGGAGAAATCAGTAAGTATATGGAAAGCATTATCAATAAGCGATGCTGAAAATATAAGAAAATATGCAGATCATAAGTATAGAGATTCAATTGATAATATCCTTATTGATGGGGATAAACCAGGTAGTGGAGAAACTTTTCCATTAGAAGATATATGCGAATTATTAAAAGTAGATTCTAACAAGGAAAATAATTGTAATCTAACTAACAATACCTGCAGTTTCTTTTTGGCAGGTGGTATAACACCAGAAAATGTAGCTGAAAGAATAGTGAAAGTAAGTCCTTATGGAATTGATGTTTCATCAGGGATAGAAATAACAAATGAAGATGGAACTAGAACAAAATCTTTTGAAAAGATGAGAAGTTTAATTGAAAAAGTGAGAGCAATTAATATTAATTGA
- the trpA gene encoding tryptophan synthase subunit alpha, whose protein sequence is MNRIDLSFNKVKEENRKALIPFVTCGADFTVEETADLIVSLEKEGATIVEIGVPFRDPLADGPVIQNAYTKALQNGTKVKDVFRCVELIRGKSEVPIVLMVYFNVVYFTGVENFLKIAAKSGVDGLIVPDVPLEERGDLDKICEDNGIYLIPLVARTSKDRIAAITKGAKGFVYCVSTNGTTGERKTLDSGTHEYLEEVRKNVDIPMCIGFGISSKEVVKEVKDYCDGVIVGSAIVKRMAEGKEAVIDFVKDLSDGLK, encoded by the coding sequence ATGAATAGAATAGATTTATCATTTAATAAAGTAAAAGAAGAAAATAGAAAAGCCTTAATACCTTTTGTAACATGTGGGGCAGATTTCACGGTTGAAGAAACAGCTGATTTGATAGTGTCTTTAGAAAAAGAAGGAGCAACTATAGTTGAAATTGGAGTGCCTTTTAGAGATCCTCTTGCTGATGGCCCAGTAATACAAAATGCATATACTAAAGCGCTTCAAAATGGAACAAAAGTAAAAGACGTATTTAGATGTGTAGAATTAATAAGGGGAAAATCAGAAGTTCCGATTGTATTAATGGTGTATTTCAATGTTGTATACTTTACTGGAGTAGAAAATTTCCTAAAAATAGCGGCAAAAAGCGGTGTAGATGGGCTTATAGTTCCAGATGTCCCTCTAGAGGAGAGGGGAGATCTTGATAAAATTTGTGAAGATAATGGCATATACTTAATTCCTCTAGTGGCTAGAACTTCAAAAGATAGAATAGCAGCAATAACAAAAGGGGCAAAAGGTTTTGTATATTGTGTATCTACAAATGGAACTACAGGGGAAAGAAAAACTTTGGATTCTGGCACTCATGAATATTTAGAAGAAGTTAGAAAGAACGTAGATATACCAATGTGCATCGGTTTTGGAATTTCGTCAAAAGAGGTAGTAAAAGAAGTTAAAGACTATTGTGATGGGGTAATTGTAGGTAGTGCAATAGTGAAGAGAATGGCAGAAGGCAAAGAAGCAGTAATAGATTTCGTGAAAGATTTAAGTGATGGTCTTAAATAA
- a CDS encoding DUF1284 domain-containing protein — protein sequence MLLLRPHHINCLFFYQGLGYSKDFTIGMDKLVTLIKENPYSKVMFIVGCDILCNNCPNRQVNNCCITQNKVNELDYNTLRTYNIKENKVYTFHEIIDTIYKNFSEAKFNKICSSCNWYKKGICTQSIISCQIEKWDL from the coding sequence ATGTTATTACTTAGACCACATCATATAAATTGCTTATTTTTTTATCAAGGATTAGGATACAGTAAGGATTTTACAATAGGCATGGATAAATTGGTAACTTTAATTAAGGAAAATCCTTATTCTAAAGTTATGTTCATTGTAGGATGTGATATCCTATGTAATAATTGTCCTAATAGACAAGTTAATAATTGCTGCATCACTCAAAATAAAGTTAATGAATTAGATTATAATACTTTACGAACATACAATATCAAAGAAAATAAAGTATATACGTTTCATGAAATTATAGATACTATTTACAAAAATTTTAGTGAAGCTAAATTTAATAAAATATGTAGCTCATGTAACTGGTACAAAAAAGGAATATGTACGCAAAGTATAATTAGCTGTCAAATTGAAAAATGGGACTTATAA